The nucleotide sequence TCGAGATGCACCGGCGGCTGCGCGCGACGCGGCCGGACGTGCGCGTCGTGGGCATCGAGATCGAGCCGGGACGCGTCGCGCGCGCCCGCGAGCAGCTCGCGACGTGGCCCGACGCGGAGGCCCGCGAGCGGATCTCCTTCGTCCGCGGCGGGTTCGAGGTGCCGCTGCCGGGCGGTGAGCGCGCCACGGTGATCCGCGCCTTCAACGTGCTGCGGCAGTACGACGAGGCGGAGGTGCCGGCCGCGTGGGCGCGCATGGCGGCGCGGCTGGCGCCCGGCGGATCCGTGGTGGAGGGCACCTGCGACGAGATCGGCAGGGTCGCGAGCTGGATCGACGTGCGCGAGGACGGGCCGCGGAGCCTCACGATCTCCTTGCGCCTGGCGGGGCTGGAGCTGCCGTCGATCGTGGCGGAGCGGCTGCCGAAGGCGCTCATCCACCGCAACGT is from Clavibacter sp. A6099 and encodes:
- a CDS encoding class I SAM-dependent methyltransferase, yielding MPGAASPVGSVTRGTTNTNRLRRVDRWIATLGSLRTAPAPLVVDLGYGASGITALEMHRRLRATRPDVRVVGIEIEPGRVARAREQLATWPDAEARERISFVRGGFEVPLPGGERATVIRAFNVLRQYDEAEVPAAWARMAARLAPGGSVVEGTCDEIGRVASWIDVREDGPRSLTISLRLAGLELPSIVAERLPKALIHRNVPGERVHEVLALLDRSWILSAPLGVYGPRQQWLGAVRRMRDAGVPVEGGHARWRLGELTVPWSAVAPGADAGAARGA